TGATGCCCCAGGGCGCCAACGCCCTGGCCAGGTTGCCTTCGCAACCCGGACGGCCCTCCTCCTCGCCGTAGAGCTTCTCGAACATCTCCTTCGAGCACGGCGTCAGGGTGAAGTCGTGGCGGCCGCAGGTGTCCTCGATGATGGTGAACATCGGGCGGCTGCGGTTGGAGTACAGCGTGTCGCCGGTAGTGAGCCACAGCTTGGAGGCGTAGTCGATGCTGCGGCCCGAGGACAGGTATTCGTCCAGGTCCTCGCGGTTGAACGCGGTCAGGTCACTGACCTGCTGCCCCATCGGATCGATCACCACCAGCTCGTCGCCGGCCTCCAGCTCCACCGCATGGCCGGAGCACGGCTGGATACGCACGGTTCCTTCGCACATCAACGCGGCCTCCGCACATGGAACGGGCAGGTCCATCCTGCCTCGACCTTGCGGCCGCTGTACTGGCGGGTCTCGGCGGCGGTGCCGAAGTCGGCCAGGTTGGGATTGATGCTGCCCTGCAGCGCGGTGTCGCGCTTGCGCGTGGCCGCCTGCATCTTGGCGTAGCGGCCATCCTCGCGCAGGCGGTCGAACTGGCGGTGCGAGTTGAACACCATCACCGGCACCTCGAACCGGCGGGCAATGCGCGAGGCACCCGGATGCAGGCCGATCACGAAGAACGGGTGGCCGCCCAGGCTGAGGCTGAAGCGCGGATCGTTGGGATCGCGGCTCACGTCCTCGGCCCAAGGCGTGCCGCGTCGCGCATCCAGGTCATGCAGGTGCTGCAGCTGCGACCACAGCATGGCCTCGAAGCGCTGCTCGTCCGTATCCGACGGGCCATCGAACAGGGCCACGAAGGAATGCACCGTGGTGTCCTCCTTCGGCTGGCCCTCGATGAAGCGGGCGAACCGGGTCAGCGAGTCCAGCAGCCGGGCATCGTTGCGGCGGTCGCCAAGACGGCCGAACTCGTGCGGCTGGATCGCATTCCTCGCCAGCGCGGCCTTGGAGCCGACGCAGGGAAAGGACGGATCGTCGATGAAGGAGAGGAAGCGCTCGGAGAGGCTTTGCTGGGTCGGCCTGGTTGCAGGCGTGCTGGCTGGGGTGCTCATAGGCAACGCACGCTATCGACCCGCCATGGACGGCCGCGTGTAATCGGGGCCGCTTCCCGGATCACGGTCAGAGGCCGTTGGGATGCATGACGGGCGCGCGAACGCCACGCGAGCGATCCGTTAATTGCTATCCCAGCATTCCAATGCTGGATGACACCCGGTGACAGACCCCACCACGTGCGTCGCGCGTGGCACTCTCCGGCCGCCTGTCACCGGAGTCCACGCGCATGTCCCTGGCCAAGCCCGTCCGCCGCCTGTACGCCCTTATCGCAAGCCTTGCCCTGTTCGCGGGCCTCGCCGCACCCGTCGCCGCCGCCGGCAAGGAGACCTTCGTGGTCGTGCACGGCGCCACCGCCGGCGCATGGGAATGGAAGCGCACCGGCAAGTTCCTCACCGACGAGGGCCACACGGTCTACCGCGTCACCCTCACCGGCCTGGGCGAGCGCGAGCACCTCAACAGCACCGAGGTGGACCTGGAGACCCATATCAACGACGTGGTCAACACCATCCTGTTCGAGGACCTGCACGACGTGGTGCTGACCGGCCACAGCTACGGCGGCATGGTCGTCACCGGCGTCATGGACCGCATCCCCGAGCGCCTGAAGCACGTGGTCTTCCTCGACGCGGCGGTGCCGGAGGACGGCCAGTCGCTGTGGGACATCTTCGGCGCCAACCAGCCGCTGCCGCCGGACCGCTTCAAGGACGGCTTCATGCAGGTGCCGTGGGTCAAGGAAGGCGACAAGCCGCCCTACAGCGTCAAGCACTCGATCAAGTGCTTCAGCCAGCCGGTGTCCTACAAGAACCCGGCCGCCAAGGCCCTGCCGGTGACCTACGTCGCCTTCGTGCCGAAGGAGCAGTCGATCGAAGAGCGCGCCAAGACCGACCGCGGCTGGCGCACCGCCGAATCCCGCGGCTGGACCGTCCGCACCTTCCCCGGCGGCCATGTCGCCCAGCAGGAAGACCCGGAAGGCGTGGCCAGGCTGATCATCGATTCCGTCAGTGACCGCAACAAGGCGCCGAAGAAGTAAGCCAGCCCCATCGCGGTATCCCATCACCGTGGTCCCGGCCTGCGCCGGGGTCACGGCCTGATGGTTGGCTGGGGACGTGCGCACTCACTGCAATCCCCTGCCCGTGGTCCTGGCCCTGGGCCGGGACCCGTCCGGCGACTTGGCTTTGAACCCTCGCTGCGGGCTCAATCACCAAGCGTCGGGTAATCCGTGTAGCCGTGCGCCCCGCCACCGTAGAAGGTGGACGGATCCGGCTCGTTGAGCGGAGCACCCTTGGCGAAGCGCTCGACCAGGTCCGGGTTGGCGATGAACGGCCGGCCGAAGGCCACCGCGTCGGCCACCCCCGAGGCGATCAGGTCCTCGGCGCGCTCGGCGGTATAGCCGCCGCAGAACACCAGCACCCCGCCGAACGCCTCGCGCAGCTGCGCACGGAAGCGGTCG
This genomic interval from Pseudoxanthomonas suwonensis 11-1 contains the following:
- a CDS encoding DUF1989 domain-containing protein; amino-acid sequence: MCEGTVRIQPCSGHAVELEAGDELVVIDPMGQQVSDLTAFNREDLDEYLSSGRSIDYASKLWLTTGDTLYSNRSRPMFTIIEDTCGRHDFTLTPCSKEMFEKLYGEEEGRPGCEGNLARALAPWGINRDRVPVAFNIFMHVAVDAEGKIAVLPPLSRAGDHVRLRAEMPLVVAMTACSAGQSNNFSYKPIDFRVERASDRAKA
- the gntA gene encoding guanitoxin biosynthesis heme-dependent pre-guanitoxin N-hydroxylase GntA, translating into MSTPASTPATRPTQQSLSERFLSFIDDPSFPCVGSKAALARNAIQPHEFGRLGDRRNDARLLDSLTRFARFIEGQPKEDTTVHSFVALFDGPSDTDEQRFEAMLWSQLQHLHDLDARRGTPWAEDVSRDPNDPRFSLSLGGHPFFVIGLHPGASRIARRFEVPVMVFNSHRQFDRLREDGRYAKMQAATRKRDTALQGSINPNLADFGTAAETRQYSGRKVEAGWTCPFHVRRPR
- a CDS encoding alpha/beta fold hydrolase, which gives rise to MSLAKPVRRLYALIASLALFAGLAAPVAAAGKETFVVVHGATAGAWEWKRTGKFLTDEGHTVYRVTLTGLGEREHLNSTEVDLETHINDVVNTILFEDLHDVVLTGHSYGGMVVTGVMDRIPERLKHVVFLDAAVPEDGQSLWDIFGANQPLPPDRFKDGFMQVPWVKEGDKPPYSVKHSIKCFSQPVSYKNPAAKALPVTYVAFVPKEQSIEERAKTDRGWRTAESRGWTVRTFPGGHVAQQEDPEGVARLIIDSVSDRNKAPKK